A window of the Lolium perenne isolate Kyuss_39 chromosome 7, Kyuss_2.0, whole genome shotgun sequence genome harbors these coding sequences:
- the LOC127314811 gene encoding uncharacterized protein gives MLFTHFNAMGAELAKISHLSYEEKLDFVSKNMERFKKPNAFGRFPNKGKAKAKEEEEEEEEKSHVEDENEEEEKSHVEGENEEEDTESDSEDEEDEMDEDELMVNNTKRATDGQLQVPHEGERECKKPRYAQGSS, from the exons ATGCTATTCACTCACTTCAACGCCATGGGCGCCGAGTTGGCTAAAATTTCACATCTCTCGTACGAGGAGAAGTTGGACTTCGTCAGTAAG AATATGGAACGATTCAAGAAGCCTAATGCCTTTGGAAGATTCCCCAACAAAGGCAAGGCCAAAGccaaagaagaggaagaggaagaggaagagaagAGCCATGTGGAGGATGAGAATGAAGAGGAGGAGAAGAGCCATGTCGAGGGTGAGAATGAAGAGGAGGACACGGAGAGCGATTCTGAAGATGAGGAGGACGAgatggatgaggatgagttgatggttAATAACACTAAGCGTGCTACTGATGGACAGCTTCAAGTCCCTCATGAAGGTGAACGAGAGTGCAAGAAGCCAAGATATGCACAAGGTTCTAGCTAG